One Setaria viridis chromosome 7, Setaria_viridis_v4.0, whole genome shotgun sequence genomic region harbors:
- the LOC117863205 gene encoding protein SUPPRESSOR OF GENE SILENCING 3 homolog, whose amino-acid sequence MSGSGDRRGGGPPGSDAGWETIGKKSKKPGQAAGKQWAPWGSTNAAPNTTRPAWGGNGSSQPSGTSWAQSSDRSAANRGNPRLPPQTRAMERELQAPRPIVTPPLANGWQWQSRSRPSASEGQQDDAPPPGGDPEEENVDGNDTSDDDDDLSDDISDEYDSDASEKSFETRKMNKWFKSFFEVLDTLSVEQINEQTRQWHCPACKNGPGAIDWYKGLQPLMTHARTKGSTRVKLHRELAALLEEELSRRGTSVVPAGEQFGKWKGLRESTDREIVWPPMVIVMNTLLEKDDDDKWKGMGNQELLDYFGEYAATKARHAYGPAGHRGMSVLIFESSAVGYMEAERLHRHFITQGTDRNTWQLRRVPFLPGGKRQLYGFLANKEDMETFNKHCQGKSRLKYEMRSHNEMVVIPMKQMSEDNQQLNYLKNKVVKTEQRSKAVEETLGVVTERLRETMKDMKIVKDKVQQKHLEHEQEMKYQEDFFHSQIESIHKITEAKEKEFEKLLQEERSKARRFDVDSGTTEDRRLRKEHVQKFIDGQVKDVAEFEAERDELIKAHEETKMKLKKEYMEKEVELEKELDAALTSLMEKHKPDTFQASSS is encoded by the exons ATGTCTGGCTCCGGcgatcgccgcggcggcgggcctccCGGCTCCG ACGCTGGCTGGGAAACGATAGGGAAGAAGTCGAAGAAACCAGGGCAAGCAGCTGGGAAACAGTGGGCACCGTGGGGTTCCACAAATGCTGCACCTAACACAACAAGGCCAGCATGGGGTGGCAATGGTTCCTCACAACCTTCTGGAACCAGCTGGGCTCAATCTTCAGACCGCAGTGCTGCTAACAGAGGCAATCCTAGGCTGCCACCACAAACAAGGGCAATGGAAAGAGAACTGCAAGCACCGCGCCCTATTGTGACTCCACCTCTGGCAAATGGTTGGCAGTGGCAATCCAGGTCTCGCCCATCTGCTTCTGAAGGTCAGCAGGATGATGCTCCTCCACCTGGTGGTGACCCTGAGGAGGAGAATGTCGATGGTAATGATACatcagatgatgatgatgatttgagtgATGATATCAGTGATGAGTATGATTCTGATGCAAGTGAGAAAAGTTTTGAGACTCGAAAAATGAACAAGTGGTTCAAAAGTTTCTTTGAAGTCTTGGACACATTAAGTGTGGAACAGATAAATGAACAGACTAGGCAATGGCATTGTCCAGCATGCAAAAATGGACCTGGGGCAATTGACTGGTACAAAGGGCTGCAACCTTTGATGACTCATGCTAGAACAAAGGGTTCTACAAGGGTTAAGCTTCACAGAGAATTGGCTGCATTGCTGGAAGAGGAGCTATCTCGCAGGGGTACTTCGGTGGTACCAGCTGGCGAACAGTTCGGGAAATGGAAAGGACTGCGAGAAAGCACTGATCGTGAGATTGTATGGCCACCAATGGTTATTGTTATGAACACCTTATTGGAAAAGGACGACGATGATAAG TGGAAGGGCATGGGGAACCAAGAGCTCCTTGATTATTTTGGTGAATATGCAGCGACTAAAGCACGCCATGCCTATGGTCCAGCTGGGCACCGTGGGATGAGTGTGTTAATATTTGAAAGCTCAGCTGTTGGCTATATGGAGGCGGAACGTCTGCATAGGCATTTTATTACTCAAGGTACAGACAGAAATACATGGCAGCTCCGCAGAGTTCCGTTCTTACCTGGTGGTAAAAGGCAGCTATATGGTTTCTTGGCAAACAAAGAGGATATGGAGACgttcaacaaacattgccaag GGAAAAGCCGTCTGAAGTATGAGATGAGATCTCACAATGAGATGGTGGTAATCCCAATGAAACAGATGAGTGAAGACAACCAACAGCTGAACTATCTGAAGAACAAGGTGGTTAAGACTGAGCAACGCTCTAAAGCAGTGGAAGAAACCTTGGGTGTTGTTACCGAGAGGCTTCGTGAGACTATGAAAGATATGAAAATTGTCAAGGATAAAGTCCAACAGAAGCACTTGGAGCATGAGCAAGAG ATGAAGTACCAGGAGGATTTTTTCCATAGTCAAATTGAGAGTATTCACAAGATCACAGAGGCTAAAGAAAAGGAGTTTGAGAAGTTGCTGCAGGAGGAGCGCTCGAAGGCTAGGCGCTTTGATGTGGATTCTGGAACTACCGAAGATCGCAGGCTAAG GAAGGAACATGTGCAGAAGTTCATCGACGGCCAGGTGAAGGATGTGGCGGAGTTTGAGGCCGAGCGGGACGAGCTGATCAAAGCCCACGAGGAGACGAAGATGAAGCTCAAGAAAGAGTACATGGAGAAGGAGGTTGAGCTGGAGAAGGAGCTGGACGCTGCCCTGACAAGCCTGATGGAGAAGCACAAGCCGGACACCTTCCAGGCCTCCAGCTCGTGA
- the LOC117862837 gene encoding protein SUPPRESSOR OF GENE SILENCING 3 homolog — MSGSGDHRGRGPLGSDGSWETIGKKSMKPGRAARRQWAPSSSTNAAPNTARSAWGGNGSSHPSGTSWPQSSDCGAANRGNPRPPPQIRVMERELQAPCPVVTPPLANGWQWQSRSRPSASEGQQDDAPPPGGDPDPEEENVDGNDTSDDDDDLSDDISDEYDSDASEKSFETRKMNKWFKSFFEVLDTLSVEQINEQTRQWHCPACKNGPGAIDWYKGLQPLMTHARTKGSTRVKLHRELAALLEEELSRRGTSVVPAGEQFGKWKGLRESTDREIVWPPMVIVMNTLLEQEEDDNWKGMGNQELLDYFGEYAATKARHAYGPGGHRGMSVLIFESSAVGCMEAERLHRHFVTQGTGREGWQFRKVRFLPGGKRQLYGFLANKEDMETFNKNSQGKGRLKYEMRSYNEMVVIPMKQMSEDNQQLNYLKNKMVKTEHRSKAVEETLGVVTQRLRETMEEMIFVRDKAKEKHSEYKQEMKYQEEFFHNQIEIIYKAREDEEKEFEKLLQEERSKARRFDVDSGTTEVRKLRKEHVQKFIDGQVKGVAEFEAERDELIKTHEEKKMKLKKEYMEKEVELEKELDAALTGLIDKHKPDTFQASNA, encoded by the exons ATGTCTGGCTCCGGCGATCACCGCGGCCGCGGGCCTCTCGGCTCCG ATGGTAGCTGGGAAACCATTGGGAAGAAGTCAATGAAACCAGGGCGAGCAGCTAGAAGACAATGGGCACCATCAAGTTCCACAAATGCTGCACCTAACACAGCAAGGTCAGCATGGGGTGGCAATGGTTCCTCACACCCTTCTGGAACCAGCTGGCCTCAATCTTCAGACTGTGGTGCTGCTAACAGAGGCAATCCTAGGCCGCCGCCACAAATAAGGGTAATGGAAAGAGAACTGCAAGCACCGTGCCCTGTCGTGACTCCACCTCTGGCAAATGGTTGGCAGTGGCAATCCAGGTCTCGCCCATCTGCTTCTGAAGGTCAGCAGGATGATGCTCCTCCACCTGGTGGTGACCCTGACCCTGAGGAGGAGAACGTTGATGGTAATGATACatcagatgatgatgatgatttgagtgATGATATCAGTGATGAGTATGATTCTGATGCAAGTGAGAAAAGTTTTGAGACTCGAAAAATGAACAAGTGGTTCAAAAGTTTCTTTGAAGTCTTGGACACATTAAGTGTGGAACAGATAAATGAACAGACTAGGCAATGGCATTGTCCAGCATGCAAAAATGGACCTGGGGCAATTGACTGGTACAAAGGGCTGCAACCTTTGATGACTCATGCTAGAACAAAGGGTTCTACAAGGGTTAAGCTTCACAGAGAATTGGCTGCATTGCTGGAAGAGGAGCTATCTCGCAGGGGTACTTCGGTGGTACCAGCTGGTGAACAGTTCGGGAAATGGAAAGGACTGCGAGAAAGCACTGATCGTGAGATTGTGTGGCCACCAATGGTTATTGTTATGAACACCTTATTGGAACAAGAGGAAGATGATAAC TGGAAGGGCATGGGAAACCAAGAGCTCCTCGATTATTTTGGTGAATATGCAGCAACCAAAGCACGCCATGCCTATGGTCCAGGTGGGCACCGTGGGATGAGTGTGTTAATATTTGAAAGCTCGGCTGTGGGCTGTATGGAGGCGGAACGGCTGCATAGGCACTTTGTTACTCAAGGTacagggagggagggatggcAATTCCGCAAGGTTCGGTTCTTACCTGGTGGGAAGAGACAACTTTATGGTTTCTTAGCAAACAAAGAGGATATGGAGACATTTAACAAGAATTCCCAAG GAAAAGGCCGTTTGAAGTACGAGATGAGGTCTTACAATGAGATGGTGGTGATACCAATGAAACAGATGAGCGAAGACAACCAACAACTGAATTATCTGAAGAACAAGATGGTTAAGACAGAGCATCGCTCTAAAGCAGTTGAAGAAACCTTGGGTGTTGTTACCCAGAGGCTTCGTGAGACTATGGAAGAGATGATATTTGTCAGGGATAAAGCCAAAGAGAAGCACTCGGAGTATAAGCAAGAG ATGAAGTACCAGGAGGAATTTTTCCATAATCAAATTGAGATTATCTACAAGGCCagagaagatgaagaaaagGAGTTTGAGAAGTTGCTGCAGGAGGAGCGCTCAAAGGCTAGACGGTTTGATGTTGACTCTGGAACTACCGAAGTTCGCAAACTTAG GAAGGAACATGTGCAAAAGTTCATCGATGGCCAGGTGAAGGGCGTGGCGGAGTTTGAGGCCGAGCGGGACGAGCTGATCAAAACCCacgaggagaagaagatgaagctcaAGAAAGAGTACATGGAGAAGGAGGTGGAGCTAGAGAAGGAGCTGGACGCCGCCCTGACGGGCCTGATCGACAAGCACAAGCCGGACACCTTCCAGGCCTCAAACGCGTGA
- the LOC117863204 gene encoding translocase of chloroplast 90, chloroplastic, translated as MMNFRDWISYRLGSSLLSARPFALSSGADAAASEGDADGAHNEVVETVSANRFPSNDSRASEVTTGSGATYPGLVQQDEDNKKSDPLMKVEALQIKFLRLVYRTGVPPTTDVVAQVLYRLQLANLIKAGESDARRTNLAINKARVIAAQQEAPGGPDLDLSLRILLLGKTGVGKSATINSIFDERKVATDALVPATHRIKKIEGTIKGIRVTVIDTPGLIPHYHGQRRNRKILNSVKRFIKRSPPDIVLYFERLDHINSRYSDYPLLKLMTDILGSSMWFNTVLVMTHCSSSPPEGPDGYPLEYDAYTRYCKNVVQRHIQAAVSNTQLDNPVVLVDNHPMCRRNTKGERVLPNGQVWVSELLLLCGATKLLAEANSLLKFQDSFLLSPANNRLPSLPHLLSTLLKPNFSSSSDRIDGELTETSDEEDEYDQLPPFRILKKSEYEKLTNEQKSAYLDELDYRETLYLKKQWKEGIRRQRLTEAQNDEVADDYEESASPEVVHMSDMEIPLTFDSDYPVHRYRHIITDDQLFRPVLDPQGWDHDIGFDAINFEASQELKKNVSAAIAGQMRKDKEDMYIHSECSVSYSDQKGCSLMGGMDMQTASRDLVCTVHGDAKFRNLRWNTTGGGISVTKFGNKYFAGAKLEDSVTIGKRVQLIANAGRMAGCGQVAHGGGVEITARGKDYPVREESITVSVTALSFDKETVIGANLHSDFRLGRGSKMSVGAKLNSSNLGKLSIRTSTSDHAEIALIAVVSLIQFFRRRSGAADKGEQQFDTYLDD; from the exons ATGATGAACTTCAGGGACTGGATCTCGTACCGGCTCGGGTCGTCGCTGCTGTCCGCGAGGCCCTTCGCCCTCTCCTCCggggccgacgccgccgcctccgaggGCGATGCGGATG GTGCACATAATGAGGTTGTGGAGACTGTTTCTGCCAATAGATTTCCTTCCAATGACAGCCGTGCATCGGAGGTCACAACTGGTTCTGGTGCTACTTATCCTGGTCTTGTTCAACAAGATGAGGATAACAAAAAATCAGATCCACTGATGAAAGTTGAGGCGCTTCAAATCAAGTTTCTGCGGCTAGTATACAGGACTGGAGTACCTCCCACTACTGATGTAGTTGCTCAGGTGCTTTACAGATTGCAGCTTGCAAACTTGATTAAAGCTGGTGAATCAGATGCCAGGAGAACCAACCTCGCTATCAACAAAGCCAGGGTTATAGCAGCACAGCAAGAAGCACCTGGTGGGCCTGATCTGGACCTCTCCTTGCGAATTCTTCTTCTGGGAAAGACTGGTGTGGGAAAGAGTGCCACAATCAATTCGATTTTCGATGAGAGAAAGGTTGCCACTGATGCTCTAGTTCCTGCTACTCATAGGATAAAGAAGATTGAAGGAACAATCAAAGGAATAAGAGTCACGGTTATCGACACACCTGGCCTGATACCCCATTACCATGGCCAAAGGAGGAACAGGAAGATTCTGAATTCTGTCAAGCGCTTCATTAAGCGATCCCCACCTGATATCGTCTTATATTTTGAGCGACTGGACCACATTAACAGCAGATACAGTGATTACCCACTGCTGAAGCTTATGACTGACATCTTGGGTTCTTCAATGTGGTTCAATACTGTCCTTGTTATGACTCACTGttcctcatctcctcctgaaGGGCCAGATGGTTATCCTTTGGAATATGATGCCTATACTCGTTACTGCAAGAATGTGGTGCAGCGGCATATCCAGGCAGCAGTTTCCAACACGCAGCTAGATAATCCTGTTGTTCTGGTAGACAATCATCCTATGTGCAGACGAAACACCAAAGGTGAAAGAGTCTTACCAAATGGGCAGGTATGGGTATCagaactgctgctgctgtgtgGGGCAACTAAGTTACTGGCAGAAGCAAATTCCTTGCTTAAGTTTCAAGATAGCTTCCTACTGTCACCGGCAAATAACAGGCTACCTTCACTGCCTCATCTTCTTTCTACACTCCTTAAGCCTAATTTTTCATCAAGTTCAGATCGTATTGATGGTGAACTGACAGAAACGTCAGACGAGGAGGATGAATATGATCAACTACCACCCTTCCGCATACTAAAGAAATCTGAATATGAAAAATTGACAAATGAACAAAAGTCTGCATATCTTGATGAACTGGACTACCGCGAGACTTTGTACCTAAAGAAACAGTGGAAAGAGGGAATCAGAAGGCAAAGGCTTACTGAAGCTCAGAACGATGAAGTTGCAGATGATTATGAAGAGAGTGCGTCCCCAGAGGTTGTGCACATGTCAGATATGGAAATTCCACTAACTTTTGACTCTGATTATCCTGTGCATCGCTACCGCCACATCATAACAGATGATCAGTTGTTTAGACCAGTTTTAGACCCCCAAGGATGGGACCATGATATCGGGTTTGATGCAATCAATTTTGAAGCATCTCAAGAGTTGAAAAAGAATGTCTCTGCGGCAATTGCAGGTCAGATGAGAAAGGACAAAGAGGACATGTATATCCATTCAGAATGTTCAGTAAGTTATTCTGATCAGAAAGGCTGCTCCTTGATGGGGGGTATGGATATGCAAACGGCAAGCAGAGATTTGGTTTGTACTGTTCATGGGGATGCCAAATTCCGCAATCTGCGTTGGAACACTACTGGAGGTGGCATTTCTGTAACAAAGTTTGGCAACAAGTACTTTGCTGGGGCCAAGTTAGAAGACTCTGTTACCATTGGGAAACGAGTTCAGCTGATAGCCAATGCTGGTAGAATGGCTGGCTGTGGACAAGTGGCACATGGAGGTGGAGTGGAGATAACAGCACGGGGAAAAGATTACCCTGTGAGGGAAGagagcatcactgtctcggtCACTGCATTGTCCTTCGATAAAGAAACTGTGATTGGGGCCAACCTTCATTCAGACTTTCGACTGGGTCGCGGATCGAAAATGTCAGTCGGTGCTAAACTAAACAGTAGTAATCTAGGCAAGCTCAGCATCAGGACTAGCACATCAGACCATGCTGAGATAGCTCTGATAGCAGTTGTCTCATTGATCCAGTTCTTTAGGAGAAGATCAGGAGCAGCTGATAAAGGCGAGCAACAGTTTGACACCTACCTGGATGACTAA